The window ATCGATTGCAGAAACCTGTCCATATTCACCCTTAACATCCTTTTCTGTCTCCTCAAAATAGTCCTCTCGAGCGTTGTCGGCTAACATGAGGGCAACCAACCAAAAGAGCGACGCATCAAGGGATACAAAAGCACCGCCACCAAGGAGACCGGTCTTAGCAGTTGGACAGGTTGTGTTGAGATTGCGATGAACATTTCTTGAGAGATGAAGTTGCTCAGTTATTGTAGGCCATAGCAACAGAGCCGCAGCTAGTCCTGCTGTAAGCCTACGTAATAGAACCATCACCAATGAAAAGCGATTAGAAAGAGAGGGTGGAGCTGGTTTTACGGTCACAGACTCACAGTGGTGGCATAACGAAATTTAACTCGGACAGCTACTCTAAACTAGTTGATGCATTCTACGTGACATAAAAGCTCACAGATCCAGAAACGGTAGATGAAACGCAGATGACTCGCCGGCATCATAGAACTCGTCAGAGTTCAAAATCTAATATAGATACAAACAAAAATGCAACGTACAGAAAAGAACACTCACAGAGAAATGTTGAAGAATACGACGAAACTAGTGCTTCGGAACAAAGCAGCTTGTGGGAGGGACTTCCCTTTGTATGGGTAAAACAACGACAAGAATCCAGCGACTGTAGACACCAGGAGGAAGGCAAAAGACAGAAACCCGAAGACAACTGATAGATCTGTAGGATACTTGCAGATCACAACATCTTTCCCAGCAATAGGAGTTCCAACTGCTGGCTGTCAAGAGATCAAAACAAAGGATCTAATTAGTAGCAAAGAAGACCTGCAACTACTTCACAATTAAAGAAAGGAAATATATGAATAGAACTCGTAATATTTTTCTGCTCTAATTACCACACTAGGATAAATACCCTACAGAAATGTttccttttgtttcttgttATTAACCAGAATCGCTCGATCATATAAGTGCAAATCAGAATTTATTTCACCACCAGTAACTTGAAAGTCAAAACTAAAATATTCGCGGTTTGAATTCCAACCACGAATACACAAATAATTCGTCTTTGTTTTACTCAAAATTAGTAAGGGACACTCAATTGTCGAACAAGTTTCACTCTTGTCTACAGGTGATTCACCTGCCGAGAAGACGGCAAAACACACAACAAAGGACACAGTTCTTTACAATATTTGCCAAATTTCGGAAAGACCCATTGAGTGTTCAGTGTTCTAATATAAAATTCACCAATTTCACCTATCAAAACGTTCAAGAGGCCACAATTATTTCCTTTTAGTACAGTCAATAGTCTAAACTACTACGGGAGGCTACAATTTTAGAATACAATATACACAAAATAATCAGGGAATATATCACAAAATTCACAATTACCTTCTTGTTTTCGGCAATTACTCCGGCAACGAATGAGAGAACACCAAAAAGTGCCACTGTCAAAGACATCTGCTTCACGGTCACCTCCATAGCCGCAAAATCACCACTACCCTGAAACCAAAACGAttcaaatttaacaaaattgaaatcATAATTCcaacaaaacccaacaaaaattcGCCCAAACCAAAATCGAACCAGAACCCAGCAAAAAAATTACCTGAGAGAGACGAGGTCGGAGGGAATCGAATCGAATTCTGAACCGGATTTACACTGGTAGGTTTGGGATTCTCCGTCTGCGGGAATCGGAATCCAGAGAAATGGCCCAATGGGGATTTTGCAATTGTGTCTTATCTATTTATGAGGAAGACTTAAGAGTCAACCGAATCGGTCCTGGAATCCCCCCTTTATCTCCGGTGCCAGCTGGGAGAGCGAGTTTGCTTTTAGACTACTCGTTTGGCGCGTTCGTTTATCTTTCTTGCTGCTAGTAACTGTCACCGTGATGAATCTGGACGGTATGTAGGCCGTTTTAGTCTCCTGTGGGACCCGGACTGTTAGTTTTGGAAATATTGATTGGCGATGTTGGTGATGATCGGACGGTCAGAATGCCATGGAAATTTTGGAagtcttttattttgttatttttggaaTTGtctgatatttttatatttcaagATTGCGTATGGGATGTTGAATCATGAATGTCAATTTGGCAAGTTGCAATCAACATTAAATGTCGTACATTGTTTAGTCAGTGAtagtttattaatattttaaatatcatTCCGTCCACACAAATCATCGGTGAgttgttttcatttatttaaagCAATTTTCACGTTTGACTTATACATAAATGTGAATGCAATACATATTTGGGATAAGTATGATGTTAAAATTGAACTATCAAATACTTTTGTGAGTCTTTTTTATCTCCGAAACAATAGAATGTCGTGAGGAAGCCACTCGTTAAcctcttttaataaataaataaataaataaaactgattGTTCAATTGTAATTGTGTAAGTTGGTCGTTCGTGAATGattttattgtgaaaataattaTGTAAATCCCTTATTTGTTTTAGAAAATAATCACAAACAACTAGTCTATATATAAAGAAATAGGGATCGCAACTTTTAACAATCACCAACCAACACGGCACAAAAGAATGATATCAACGTCTTACACTGCATCTAAAGAAACAATGtgctacaaaatattattttataaaacaacATCTAAATAAACAATATTGGTAGTCTCGAAGTTCTCCAAAAACATGCTAATGAATATGGAATTCTACTACGATGCTACTTAACATTAAATGCTAAAAGGATTAAATTGTCTGAATTCATAAGATTACACGTAATTCAATACTCATAACATTTGATGTTATGTATCATGAAGGAATTTAGCATAAATGTTCCAAAATTTCAACTCAATCACAAAAGAAGTTcaccattgtttattaaaaaaaaatgcagcgTTAATGTTTGAATCTCGATCAACTTAGAAAATGCTATTGATAAAACGAATTAGAAAAAACAAATGAGAGATAAGATTGACATACGCTATAGAATTTCTCACGAATTAGGTATATCAAGATCTCCAGATGCACCGATCAAGCACTCACATGTACAACAACATTTGTTTAAGACTTTGtatttcttaattaattctTGGATTTTACATATAAAGGGCACTTCCCAATAATTGGGAACCAAAAATCTCCACAAGAATTGAGTGACTTGTTCAAAGCAAATGATGGCCAAGACAAGTTAAAGACTTTGCATTGCTTCCTCCTGCTTTTTAGCATCACACATTTGACCCTTTTATGTTATGGTATTTATAGAATAATAAAACACAAGAAAGGGCtaatgaaattaattaattaaagaagaaAGATTATATTATccattgagaatttgagagaacTGCATGTTGATCAACATGGACAGTTGCTTGCTACTAAAGAAAATGAGATCAAATCcatgttggatagtggccaaattaggctatgaaacaaaacaatagtgatgagggaacatcatgatgaggattatgtttccttgttttg of the Pyrus communis chromosome 1, drPyrComm1.1, whole genome shotgun sequence genome contains:
- the LOC137733671 gene encoding uncharacterized protein, whose protein sequence is MEVTVKQMSLTVALFGVLSFVAGVIAENKKPAVGTPIAGKDVVICKYPTDLSVVFGFLSFAFLLVSTVAGFLSLFYPYKGKSLPQAALFRSTSFVVFFNISLLTAGLAAALLLWPTITEQLHLSRNVHRNLNTTCPTAKTGLLGGGAFVSLDASLFWLVALMLADNAREDYFEETEKDVKGEYGQVSAIDFDGHANIKGSA